In a single window of the Solea solea chromosome 14, fSolSol10.1, whole genome shotgun sequence genome:
- the smyd5 gene encoding histone-lysine N-trimethyltransferase SMYD5 yields MAAPVDDMFSLCVDPGKVSACVEVTFIDNVKGKGLFAKKSIKKGDAIFIERPLVCSQFLWNSLYKYKACEFCLRALETAEENARRLSGKPGLSLPHPELCCVRPELHQACPHCQVMYCSSECRQAAADQYHRVLCLGASQEDPDHPINKLKDAWRSVHYPPETSSIMLMARMVAVVKQAKDKAHWQKLFSHFCSRAANEEEEIAHKLLGEKFRGQLALLHSLFKAALYDDHLSRWFTPEGFRSLFALVGTNGQGVGTSSLSQWVHACDALELAVQQREQLDSFIDQLYKDIEKETGDFLNCEGSGLFLLQSSCNHSCLPNAEASFPDNNFLLHLSALGDINPGEEICISYLDCCQRDRSRHSRHKILRENYLFVCSCPKCVSQMDELDVTSEEDEEEEGEAEGETEGDDMEDEMTDV; encoded by the exons ATGGCCGCTCCCGTGGATGACATGTTTTCCCTCTGCGTGGATCCCGGCAAAGTGTCCGCGTGCGTGGAAGTCACATTTATCGACAATGTCAAG GGGAAAGGTCTCTTTGCAAAGAAGAGCATCAAGAAGGGAGACGCCATTTTCATTGAGCGACCTCTCGTCTGCTCCCAGTTCTTATGGAAttctttatataaatataaag CCTGTGAATTCTGCCTTCGTGCTCTGGAGACGGCGGAGGAGAATGCGAGGAGACTCAGTGGCAAACCTGGACTCAGCCTTCCTCACCCTGAGCTCTGCTGCGTACGACCAGAGCTGCACCAAGCCTGCCCTCATTGTCAG GTGATGTACTGCAGCAGCGAGTGTCGACAAGCTGCAGCAGACCAGTACCATCGGGTTCTGTGCCTGGGTGCCTCCCAGGAAGATCCAGACCACCCCATCAACAAGCTCAAAGATGCATGGAG gaGTGTGCATTATCCTCCAGAGACCTCGAGCATCATGCTGATGGCCAGGATGGTAGCTGTGGTCAAACAG GCTAAAGACAAAGCCCACTGGCAGAAGCTCTTCTCTCACTTCTGCAGCCGCGCCGCCAACGAAGAAGAAGAGATCGCACACAAGCTCCTGGGAGAGAAGTTCAGA GGGCAGTTGGCCTTGTTACACAGCCTTTTTAAAGCAGCACTTTATGACGACCATCTCAGTCGG TGGTTCACTCCTGAGGGTTTTCGCTCTCTCTTTGCTCTGGTGGGAACCAACGGACAAGGCGTCGGCACCAG CTCCTTAAGTCAGTGGGTTCACGCCTGTGATGCACTTGAGCTTGctgtccagcagagggagcagttGGACTCCTTTATTGACCAGCTGTACAAGGACATTGAGAAAG aAACGGGAGACTTTCTAAACTGCGAGGGCTCTGGACTTTTTCTGCTCCAAAGCTCAT GTAACCACAGCTGCTTACCAAACGCAGAGGCATCCTTCCCCGACAACAATTTCCTGCTTCACCTCAGTGCCCTCGGTGACATCAACCCGGGAGAG GAGATCTGCATCAGTTACTTGGACTGCTGTCAGCGGGACCGGAGCCGCCATAGCCGACACAAAATCCTGAG GGAGAACTACCTGTTTGTCTGCTCGTGTCCAAAGTGCGTCTCCCAGATGGACGAGCTGGATGTGACAtcggaggaggacgaggaagaggaaggcGAGGCAGAAGGTGAAACGGAGGGCGACGACATGGAAGACGAGATGACGGATGTTTGA
- the sfxn5b gene encoding sideroflexin-5b, with amino-acid sequence MAESAACPAFQLGRPRYDQGSFLGRLRHFIDIIDPSTLFVSETRLKECIKLLDDYKQGFLPAGVTDLQLWEAQKIKQAIIHPDTGEKIFMPFRMSGYVPFGTPIVIGLLLPNQTVVSTIIWQWLNQSHNACVNYANRNATKPTPTSKFLQGYIGAVTSAVSIAVGLNVLIQKANKLSPATRMIIQRLVPFPAVASANICNVGLMRHNELSEGVDVLDNNGNVVGSSKIAARHAIMETAFTRVVLPMPIFVLPPIIMSYLERLRFLQSHRRLLLPVHSFVCLVTFGLSLPVAISLFPQISQIEVSRLEPEIAMATDCKVVTYNKGL; translated from the exons GGTTCCTTCCTTGGGCGTCTCAGACACTTCATAGACATCATTGACCCCAGCACCCTGTTTGTGTCAGAG ACGCGGCTGAAGGAATGCATCAAACTCCTCGATGATTACAAACAGGGTTTTCTCCCAGCTGGAGTCACTGATCTTCAG CTGTGGGAAGCCCAGAAGATCAAGCAG GCCATCATTCACCCTGACACAGGAGAGAAGATCTTCATGCCATTTCGAATGTCAG GTTATGTGCCATTTGGAACGCCAATT GTCATTGGCCTTCTCCTCCCAAATCAGACTGTGGTGTCAACCATTATATGGCAG TGGCTGAATCAGAGTCACAATGCTTGTGTGAACTATGCCAACCGCAACGCCACCAAG CCCACGCCTACATCTAAGTTCCTTCAAGGCTACATAGGAGCTGTGACGAGTGCTGTCTCCATCGCC GTCGGGCTGAACGTGCTGATTCAGAAGGCAAACAAGTTGTCCCCTGCCACCAGAATGATAATACAGAGATTAGTGCCGTTCCCGGCTGTAG CCAGTGCAAACATCTGTAACGTGGGGCTGATGAGACACAACGAACTGTCTGAAGGTGTTGATGTGCTGGACAACAACGGGAACGTGGTGggatcgtccaaaatcgctgcAAGACAT GCGATCATGGAAACAGCCTTCACACGTGTGGTTCTCCCGATGCCAATCTTTGTCCTGCCTCCCATCATCATGTCCTACCTAGAGAG GCTGAGGTTCCTGCAGAGTCACCGCAGACTGCTGCTGCCCGTCCACAGCTTCGTGTGCCTGGTTACGTTCGGCCTCTCGCTGCCTGTGGCCATCAGCCTGTTCCCGCAGATTTCTCAG attGAGGTGTCTCGCCTTGAGCCGGagattgccatggcaacagattGCAAAGTGGTAACCTACAACAAAGGTTTATGA